The sequence ACCAGATGACGGGCAAGTCTTGTGGCCCGCCGCAGGAAGAAGTGTAATTGCGGTAGGCGGCATCGGCCGCAATGGAAGCTATTCCAGCGTCTCAGTAGCTGGGCCTCAGATCGACCTAGTAGCGCCAGCAGTCGACATTTACAGCACCAGTTACGGTGACGCTTACTCGAAAGGAACGGGGACTTCGGGGGCAGCGGCGATTGTGGCGGGGGCGGCGGCATTGATTCGGGCCAAATATCCGTATCTGCCGGCCGATGAGGTGGCGCATCGACTGACTGCGACCGCTATCGATAAGGGGCCTCCGGGGCGAGATGATCAGTATGGGTACGGGGTCATTGATCTGGTGGCGGCGCTGACGGCAGACGTACCGCCGAGGGGTTTCGAGTCGGCGCCGGCGGCCGAGCCTGGGGATGGTGGTCCGACCACGGCGGCGGACGGGCCACGAGGTGACGAGGATCGCGCGGCGACGGTTCGTGGGCTGGTCACGCTCGGCGTTCTACTGGCGGCCGGCGGCGCATGGGCGTTGGTTCTCCGTCGGCGGCGCAGATCCGGTGATCCGCCGCCGCGGGTCAGTCGCTGAGGTTGACAGCGGGGGCGAGGCTCTCGGGACGGTGTCGTGCGGTGAGAGCCGAGGGCGAGGGGCAGTTGTCCTCGGAGGCTTGATTTCACGGAGAAATGAATACTTCTTCGTGAAATCAAGCTCGAAGGGAAGGTATACCCCCGAGCGGCCCAGGGTCCGGGACGCGGTGCCGACGCAGGCACGGCTGCGAGCGTCAGGGCGCGCGGGCCTACGGGACGGGGTGGCGTGATGGGTGGCGCACCTGGGGAGCCGGTAACGTCGGCGACGTGTCAGATGTCGTGCCGCTCCGTCTCGTGCTCGCCTCGGCGAGCCCTGCTCGCCGCAAGTCCCTCCAGTCTGCCGGCATTGAACCGGACGTGCTGGTCAGTGGAATCGATGAATCGCTCGTGGTGACCGAACGGGCGGAGGATCTCTGCCTGGAGTTGGCCCGGCTGAAGGCGCAGGCTGTGTTGACCCGGCTGCGCGCCGGCGACGACCAGCGCACGCTCGTGCTGGGCTGCGACTCCGTGCTCGCCTTCGACGGGGAGAGCCTCGGCAAGCCCGACGACTCGGCGGACGCCGCCCGGCGGTGGGAGCGGATGCGGGGGCGCAGCGGCGTGCTGCACAGTGGCCACTGTCTCATCGACATGATGGCGGGGCGTCGCGCCGAGGCGGTGGCCTCCACGGTGGTCCACTTCGCCGACGTGAGCGACCACGAGATCGCCACGTACGTGGCGACCGGCGAGCCGCTGGCGGTGGCCGGCGCGTTCACGATCGACGGGCTGGGCGGGCCGTTCGTGGAGCGGATCGAGGGCGATCCAGGCACCGTCGTCGGGCTGTCGCTACCACTGTTGCGACGCCTGCTCACCGAGTTGGACCTCCGGATCACCGATCTGTGGACGAAGGTCGCGCCCGGTAACCAGATGGTCGAACCGCTCGGCTAGTTTCCGAGCATGACGCTCAAGTCGATTCCGCTCACCGACGAGTTGCACACGTACCTCGTCGCCCATGGTGCGCCGCCGGACGAGGTCGTCCGCGACCTGGCCGACGAGACGCTCGCCCTGCTGCCCGACCACGCGTCGATGCAGGTCGCGCCGGAACAGGCCGCCTTTCTGACGTTCCTGACCCGGCTGCTCAACGCCCGGCACGCGGTGGAGGTCGGCACCTTCACCGGCCTCTCCTCGCTGGCGATCGCCCGGGGGCTGGCCGATGGCGGGCGGTTGACCTGCTTCGACATCTCCGAGGAGTACACGAGCATCGCCCGCCGCTACTGGGCCCGGGCCGGCGTCGACGACCGTATCGAGCTGCGCATCGGCCCTGCCGGTGAGACGCTGCGTCAGTTGCCGAACGAGCGCTACCTGGACTTCGCCTTCATCGACGCCGACAAGACCGGCTACCCGGTCTACTGGGCCGAACTGGTGCCGAGGATGCGACCCGGCGGAGTGATCGCGATCGACAACGTGCTCCGTAACGGCCGGGTGGTGGCGCCGCAGAGCGCCGACGACCGGGCGATCGCGGCGTTCAACGACGACGTCCTGGCCGACGTGCGGGTGGATGCGGTGATGCTGCCGATCGCCGACGGCCTGACCCTCGCCCACGTGCACTGACATCCGAGATCGACGCGGCCCGTCAGCGGACGCTGCGGGCGAACTGGCGGGCCGCCCAGTAGACGCCGGCGGCGGCAAGCACCGCGATGATGGTCAGTCCCTGCCAGACCCGGTCGTCGCCGATGTCCCCGTTGAACAGCGCCCGGGTGCCGTCCACCGCCCAGGAGAACGGATTCCACTTGGCGACACCCTGCAACCAGCCCGGCGCGAAGGCGAGCGGCAGCAGGATGCCGGAGAGCAGCAGCACGGGTTGGGCCACCGTGTTCATCAGTGGGGCCAGCGCGTCCTCGCTCTTGACCTTGAGGGCGACGCCGTAGGAGACCGCCGAGGTCATCAACGCGATCAAAGCGAGCATCAGGTACGCCAGCAGCAGGTCACCGATGAACACGCGCAGGTCGAACAGGAGCGCGAGCAGCGTGATGATCACCGCCTGCGTCAGCAGTGACACCACATCGCGCAGCGAGCGGCCGAGCAACAGGGCGAGCCGGCTGACCGGGGTGACCCGGGACCGCTCGATGACCCCCGCCCGCAGCTCGGCGATCAGGCCGAAGCCCTGGAACAGGCCACCGAAGATGGCCAGCAGCACGAGAAGGCCGGGTACGAAGATCTTGTACGCCTCGGCCTGGGTGGGTGCGCCGAGCGCCGGCTTGAGCAGCGGGGCGAAGAGGAGGAGGTACATCACCGGCTGGAAGACGCCGACGAAGACCCATACGGGGTTGCGCAGCAGCAGGTTCAGCTGCCGCTGGAAGATCAGCCAGGTGTCGCGGGCGAGCTTCATCAGGTTCTCCTGGTCGGTCAGGACTCGCGCAGCGAGCGGCCGGTCTTGGTGAGGAAGACGTCGTCGAGGCTCGGGCGGTGCAGCTCGATCGACTTGAGGTCGAGCCCGGCACCGTCGATCCGGCGCAGGATCCGGGGTATGGCGGTGGCGCCGTCGTCGACGAAGAGCCGCAGCCCACCCTCGTCGAGGGTCTCCAGCCGGTTCACGTACCCCTCGTTGTCGAGCAGTTTCTCGGCCTCGCCGGTGGCGGCGATGTCGAGGCCGACCTGCACCACGTCGCCGGAGATCTCCCGCTTGAGCTCGGTCGGCGTCCCCTCGGCGACCACCTCGCCGTGATCCATGATCGCTATGCGGTCGCAGAGCGCGTCGGCCTCGTCCAGGTAGTGGGTGGTGATGAAGACGGTCATCCCGTCGACACGCAACCGCCGGATCTCGTCCCACATGTGTGCCCGGCTCTGCGGGTCGAGCCCGGTGGTCGGCTCGTCCAGAAAGACGATCTTCGGCTCGTGGATGATGCCGAGCGCGATCTCGACCCGGCGCCGCTGGCCGCCGGAGTACGTCTTGCACTTGCGGTCGGCGAACTCGGTGAGCTGGAACGCCTCCAGCGCGCGGGCGGCCCGGCGCTGCGCCTCGGCCTTGCCGATGCCGTACATCCGGGCCTGGAGCACCAGTTCCTCACGGGCGGTGGACTCGTCCCAGGTGCTCCCGCCCTGGGCGACGTAGCCGATGCGGCGGCGCACCTCGCCCGGGTCCGTCAGCAGGTCGGCACCGGCGATGGTGGCCTGGCCGCCATCCGGCTCGATCAGCGTCGCCAGCATCCGCAGCGTGGTGGTCTTGCCGGCGCCGTTCGGGCCGAGGAACCCGAAGATCTCGCCGGCCGGAACGTCCAGGTCGACGCCGCGCACCGCCTCGACGGTCTTCGTCTCCCGACCGGCCCGGCTGCGGAAGGACTTCCGCAGCCCTCTGGTCTCGATCATTTTCGTACTCCCCGCTCGTGGCCTTCGTCGGCCATCATCGTCACCGGCACTCGATCACATCGGTACGACACCACGCCGCTCGAATATCCCGGACCGGGCAGTGCCCCATCCCACACTGAGCGATCGTTAGGGCCGGCGGGGTGACCGATAAACTCCCGGTCAGTAACCCGCCGGGAGGAGCCACCGAGGTGCGCAAGGTACTCATCGCCAACCGGGGCGAGATCGCCGTCCGCGTCGTCCGCGCCTGCCAGGACGCCGGCCTGGACAGCGTCGCGGTGTACGCGGACTCCGACCGGGATGCCCTGCACGCCACGCTCGCCGACGAAGCGTACGCCCTGGGTGGCGACACGGCCGGCGAGACCTACCTGCGCATCGACAAGCTGATCGACGTCGCCGGCCGCGCCGGGGCCGACGCGGTCCATCCCGGGTACGGCTTCCTCGCCGAGAACGCCGACTTCGCCCAGGCCGTCATCGACGCCGGCCTGACCTGGATCGGCCCCACCCCGCAGGCGATCCGCGACCTCGGCGACAAGGTCACCGCCCGGCACATCGCCCAGCGGGCCGGTGCTCCCCTGGTGCCCGGCACCCCCGACCCGGTGGGCGGCCCCGACGAGGTGATGGCCTTCGCCGTCGACCACGGGCTACCGGTCGCGATCAAGGCTGCCTTCGGCGGCGGCGGGCGTGGCCTGAAGGTGGCCCGCACGATGGAGGAGATCCCGCAGCTGTTCGAGTCGGCCACCCGCGAGGCGGTCGCCGCGTTCGGCCGGGGCGAGTGTTTCGTCGAGCGCTACCTCGACCAGCCGCGCCACGTCGAGGCGCAGGTGCTGGCCGACCAGCACGGCAACGTGATCGTGGTGGGCACCCGGGACTGCTCGTTGCAGCGCCGGCACCAGAAACTGGTCGAGGAGGCGCCGGCGCCGTTCCTCACCGCCGCCCAGCGGGCGCAGATCCACGACAGCGCCAAGGCGATCTGCCGGGAGGCCGGCTACCACGGTGCCGGCACGGTGGAATACCTGGTGGGCAGCGACGGCACCATCTCCTTCCTGGAGGTCAACACCCGGCTCCAGGTGGAGCACCCGGTCACCGAGGAGACCGCCGGCATCGACCTGGTACGCGAGCAGTTCCGCGTCGCCGACGGCGAGAAGCTGCGGTTCACCGAGGACCCGACCCCGCGCGGTCACTCGATCGAGTTCCGGATCAACGGCGAGGATCCGGGCCGCAACTTCCTGCCCGCCCCCGGCACGGTCACCGCGCTGCGCCTGCCCACCGGCCCCGGCGTGCGGGTCGACACCGGCATCTCGGCCGGCGACGTGATCGGCGGCAACTTCGACTCCCTGCTGGCCAAGGTGATCGTCACCGGCGAGACCAGGGTGGAGGCGCTGGAGCGGTCCCGCCGGGCGCTGGACGAGATGGTGGTCGAGGGGATGGCCACCGCGCTGCCGTTCCACCGTCTGGTGGTCCGCGATCCGGCGTTCACCGCCGAGCCGTTCGGCGTGCACACCCGGTGGATCGAGACGGAGTTCGACAACACGGTGCCGCCGTTCACCGCCGCCGCCGGTTCCGTCGCGGGCCCGGCGGAGCGCGAGACCGTCGTGGTCGAGGTGGGCGGCAAGCGGTTGGAGGTCAGCCTTCCCGCCGGTCTCGGTGCCGGTACGGTCGGGTCCGCGCCGGCCGCACGGAGGCCCACCCGCCGGGGTGGCGGGAACACGGCGGGCGCGGCGGCGAGTGGGGACTCGCTCACCTCCCCCATGCAGGGCACCATCGTGAAGATCGCGGTCGCCGACGGCGACACGGTCGCCGAGGGTGACCTGGTCGTGGTGCTGGAGGCGATGAAGATGGAGCAGCCCCTGCACGCCCACAAGGCCGGTACGGTCAGCGGCCTGTCGGCCGAGGTCGGTGCGGTGGTCACCGCAGGGGCGGCGATCTGCACCATCGCCTGAGGTGTGCCGGGCGTCAGTCAGCGGAGGGTTTCGGCGGCGACGGCACAGACGGCGGCGGTCAGCGCGGTCAGCACCTGCGAGTCGAGCCGCCAGTGCTGCCAGTACAGCGGGACGTCCAGCACCCGGCCGGGTGCGATGTCCACGCAGCGCCCGGCGGACACGTCGGCGTCGGCGAGTTGCTCCGCCATCAGCCCCCAGCCGAGCCCGAGCCGGATCGATTCGTTGAAGGCCGGCACCGACGGCACGTAGTGCACGGGTGGGTCGAGGGCGCGCCCGGTCACCGCACGCAGGAAACGGTGTTGGATGCGGTCCTTGCGGTCGAAGACCACCACCGGCGCGACGGCGGCCGACTCCCGGGTCAGCCCGTCGGCGAACCAGCGGTCCGCCAGTTCGGGCGCGGCCAGGGCGCGGTAGCGCATCGCGCCGAGACGGCGTACCCGGCAGCCCTGCACCGCCTCGCGCTGGGCGGTCACCGCGGCGGTGACCGTGCCGGCGCGCAGTAGTTCGGCGGTGTGGTCCTGGTCGTCCTGCCGGATGTCGAAGGAGAGTTCCGGCTGCTCGGACAGGCGGGCCAGCGCGGCCGGGAACCAGGTGGCGAGCGAGTCGGCGTTGACCACGACGGCGACCCGGGTGCGGCCCCGATCGCCGCCGAGCGGCCCTCGGGCGTCGGCCAGCGCCTCCCGTTCCAGCAGCGCGAGCTGGCCGGCGAGGCGCAGCAGCGGGCGGCCGGCCTCGGTGGCGTCACAGGGCCGGTGGCGGCGGACGAGCACCTGCCCGACGGTCTCCTCCAGCGCCTTGATCCGTTGGCTGACCGCCGACGGGGTGACGTGCAGCAGCCGGGCCGCCGCCTCGAAGCTGCCCTCCGCGACGATGGCCGCGAACGTACGCAGCTGGGTGGAGTCGAGCCCGTTCATGAAACTGAGCTTAATCAGCTGAAGAATCCTTAGCTGGACTCAGGAAACGCGGCGCTTCTACCGTCGGCCACATGCTCACCTCCGTCGTCGCCGGCTTCTCCCTGTCCATCGCCCTCATTGTCGCCATCGGCGCGCAGAACGCCTTCGTACTGCGCCAGGGCCTGCGCCGGGAACACGTGGTGCCGGTGGTGTTGACCTGCGCGCTCTCCGACGCGCTGCTGATCGGGGTGGGCATCGCCGGGGTGGGCTCGATCGTGGCCGGGCGCCCGGTCCTGCTCACCGCGATCCGCTGGGGTGGGGCGGCCTTCCTCCTCGGGTACGCGGCACTCGCCACCCGTCGCGCGTTGCGTCCCGCCGCGCTCGTGCCGGCTGACCGGCCGCCGGCCCGGCTCGGCCCGACGCTGCTGGCCTGCCTCGCCTTCACCTACCTCAACCCGCACGTCTACCTCGACACGGTGCTGCTGCTCGGCGGCATCGCCCAGCAGCATCCGCACCGCTGGCTGTTCGGCGTCGGCGCGGCGGCGGCCAGCGTGGTCTGGTTCGCCGCACTCGGTGCGGGCGCGTACCGGCTCGCTCCGCTGCTCGCGCGCCGGCGGGTCTGGCGGGTTCTCGACGGCGTGATCGCGGTGGTGATGGTCGCAGTGGCCGTGGCGCTGCTGCTGGGCTGAGTCATGATGGCCGGGTGCGGTTCCTCAGTGGCGCGACTCCCGGATACGACCTGACCTACAGCGACGTCTTCATGGCCCCGGCCCGCTCGGAGGTGGGTTCGCGGCTCGACGTGGATCTGGCCACCGGTGACGGCACCGGCACCACCATCCCACTGGTGGTGGCGAACATGACCGCGGTCGCCGGCCGACGGATGGCCGAGACGGTGGCCCGACGCGGCGGCATCGCGGTGATCCCACAGGACATCCCGATCGACGTGGTGGCGGAGGTGGTCGCCTGGGTCAAGCAGCGGCACCTGGTGCACGACACGGCGATCGCGCTCGGCCCCAACGACACCGTCGGCGACGCCATCCATCTGCTGCCCAAGCGGGCGTACGGTGCGGTGATCGTGGTCGACGACGACGGCCGCCCGATGGGGGTGGTGACCGAGGCCGACACCGTCAGCGTGGACCGGTTCACCCAGCTGCGGCACGTGATGTCGACCGAGTTGCACACCGTGCCCGCCGACGCGGATCCGCGCACCGGCTTCGACCGGCTCTCGGCGGGCCGGCGGCGGCTGGCGCCCGTGGTCGACGACGCGGGCCGGCTGGTCGGCGTGCTCACCCGGCCCGGGGCGCTGCGGGCGACGCTCTACAAGCCGGCGGTGGACACCCACGGCCGACTGCGGATCGCGGCGGCCGTGGGCATCAACGGCGATGTGGCGGGCAAGGCGAAGGCCCTGTTGGAGGCCGGCGTGGACACCCTGGTCGTGGACACCGCGCACGGCCACCAGGAGCGGATGATCTCGGCCCTGCGGACCGTACGCGGTCTCGACCCGGCGGTGCCGGTGGCGGCCGGCAACGTGGTCACCGCCGACGGGGTACGCGATCTGGTCGACGCGGGTGCCGACATCATCAAGGTCGGGGTCGGTCCGGGCGCGATGTGCACCACCCGGATGATGACCGGGGTCGGCCGGCCGCAGTTCTCGGCGGTGCTGGACTGCGCGGTGGCCGCCCGCGACCTGGGCCGTCACGTCTGGGCCGACGGTGGGGTGCGGCACCCTCGGGATGTGGCGCTGGCGCTGGCCGCCGGGGCGTCGAACGTGATGATCGGCTCCTGGTTCGCCGGCACCTACGAGTCCCCCGGTGACCTCTACACCGACGAGGACGGCCGGCGCTACAAGGAGAGCTTCGGCATGGCCTCGGCGCGGGCGGTCAGCGCCCGTACCGGTGACGACAGCCCCTACGACCGCGCCCGCAAGGCGATCTTCGAGGAGGGCATCTCGTCGGCCCGGATGTACCTGGACCCGACCCGACCTGGCGTGGAGGACCTGATCGACGAGATCATCTCGGGAGTGCGTAGCGCGTTCACCTACGCCGGCGCGCGCACCCTTGACGAGTTCCACGAGCGGGTGCTGATCGGCGTGCAGAGCACCGCCGGCTACACCGAGGGAATGCCGCTGCCGACCAGTTGGTGAGGCCGGGGGCCGCCGCGGTCGCGGTCGGACCGGTGCCGGATCCGACCGCGACCGCGGCGGCCCGTCGGCCTCAGCGGGCCGGCAGCAGGTCGCCGGAGCGGGCGGCCACCACCGCGCCGATCAGCCCGATCGCCTCGGCCGCCGGCTGCGGCTCCAGCGATCGCCCGTCGCGCAGCCGCAACGCCACCCGGCCGTCGGCCGCCTCCCGGGCACCCACCACCGCGGCGTACGGGATGCGGCGGCGTACCGCGTCGCGGACCCGGGCACCGAGCGACCCGCTGTGGTCGACCTCCGCCCGCAGTCCCGCCTCGATGGCCCGTCGGGCCACGTCGGCCGCGGCATCGGCCTGGCCGTCGCCGACCGGCAGGACGATCAGTTGCACCGGGGCGTACCAGGGCGGGAAGGCGCCCCCGTGTACCTCGATCAGGTACGCGAAGAGCCGCTCCATGCTGCCCGCCAGGCTGCGGTGCACCATCACCGGACGCCGTCGTTCGCCGTCGGCGTCGGTGTACGACAGATCGAACCGCTCCGGCTTGTCGAAGTCGAGCTGGACGGTGGAGAGGGTGTACTCGCGCTCGGCCGCGTCCCGCACCTGAATGTCGATCTTCGGGCCGTAGAAGGCGGCCTCGCCCGGCGCCTCGGTGTACGGCACCCCGTCGAGGGCGGCGCGGAGCAGGTCCTCGGCGCGCGCCCACTGCGCGTCGTCGCCGACGTACTTCTCCCCGGCCCGCGCAGCGACAGCCGTACGCCCGCCGGCCGCACGCCCAGCGCGGCGTGCGCGGCCCGGATCAGCCGCAGGATGTCCGACACCTCCTGGCCGACCTGCTCCAGGGTGCAGAAGTTGTGCGCGTCGTTCAGGGTTATGGCGCGGACCCGGGACAGCCCGCCGAGCACCCCCGAGCGTTCCGCCCGGTACATGCCACCGATCTCGGCGACCCGCAGCGGCAGATCCCGGTAGGAACGCCCGCGCGCCCGGTAGACCAGCGCATGGTGCGGGCAGAGCGCCGGTCGGAGCATCAACTCGTCGTCGGTCTCTCCCAGCCGCATCGGTGGGAACATCTCGCCGGCGAAGTAGCCGAGATGCCCGGAGACCTCGAACAGCTCCCGCCGACCCAACGGCGGGGTGTAGACCTGCTGGTAGCCGGCGCGGCGTTCCAGCCCACGCAGGTACTCCTCGACGGCGTGCCGGGCGGCGGCGCCGGCCGGCAGCCAGATCGGCAGGCCGGTGCCGGCGAGCGGGTCGGTGGTGAACAGGTCAAGCTCCCGGCCGAGCCGGCGGTGGTCGATCATGTCGCGCTCCTTGGGCTGGTACGGCCCGACGCGACCAGTCACCCGAGGAAAGCACCAGGCCCCGGGCGGATCGCCCGGGGCCTGGGTCGACGAGAAACGTCAGTGCGGCACGCCAGGCTTCCCCGGCGTCGTCGTCAGCAGCGCACCAAACATGCCGCGACCGTACCCTCACCTCGCGCGCCACCGCATTCCAATAACCGTGGTGGGCCACGGGCCGACCCCCGCCATCGAAGGCCACGCTCGATCGGTACGACCAACCGCCGGACTGACGACCGACGCAGCCCTGGGGGGGCCGGGCCGCTGGCACGGGACCTGCCAGCGGCCCGGCGGCGGCCCGGGCATCAGGAACGGGGGACCCGACGCGCACCGGGCCGCGCGCCGACAACGGTACGCCGCCGGAAGACGATTCGGCGACCGCGCCAGCCGTTAACCTTCTTCGATATGCCGTGGTCAGCGGACCCGTACCGGTGACCGCGGGCCTACCGAGGCGAGGTGTCGCTGGTCATGGCGGGCCAGGGGAATGCCCGACTGCCGGTAGGGGTGGTCCCTGGGACGGATTTCGGTGTTCGTCCCGGATCCGCCTGGGGTGCCACCGGCGACAGGCTGAGGCATGCCTGGAACCCGGAGCAGCGGCGTACTGGCCCTCGGCGGGATCGCCCTCGCGGCGCTGCTCGCCGTCATCGGTCACACGGGCGTCAACGACCTGGCCCCCCCACCCCCCACCCCGGTCTGACGATCATGCAGTTGTGGCTCCTCACAAAGGCCGCGAACCGACACCAATCGGCTGCCACAACTCCATGATCGGCGAGGGGTGGGTGGGGTGGGTGGGGTGGGTGGGTGGGGTCATTCCAGTTCGTGGAGCATCAGTTGGCGGGCGGCCTCGCTGATCGAGCCGGAGAGGCTCGGGTAGATGGTGATGGTCTGGGCCAGCTCGTTGACGGTGAGGTTGTTCTCCACCGCCATGGTGATCGGCAGGATCAGCTCGCTGGCCTTGGGGGCGACCACCACGCCGCCGATCACCTGGCCGCTGGCCGGGCGGCAGAACAGCTTGACGAAACCGTCGGCGATCTCGTCCATCTTCGCCCGGGCGTTGCCGCCCAGCGGCAGCATCACCTGTCGCGCCGGCACCCTGCCGGCGTCCACCTCGTCCTGCGAGACACCGACGGTGGCCAGTTCCGGGTCGGTGAAGACGTTCGCGGAGACGGTACGCAGCCGCAGCGGCCGGACCGCCTCGCCGAGCGCGTGCCACATGGCGATCCGGCCCTGCATCGCGGCGACACTGGCCAGCGGCAGCACCCCCGTGCAGTCGCCGGCCGCGTAGATGCCGGGCACGTTGGTCCGGGAGACGCGGTCCACCGTCACGTACCCGCCCCGGGCCAGTTCGACGCCGTACTCGGCGAGGCCCAACTCGGCGGTGTTGGGGATCGAGCCGACCGCGATCAGCGCGTGCGAGCCGTACACCTTGCGGCCGTCGGAGAGCTCGACCTCGACGCCGCTGTCGGTGCGGCGGACGCCCTCGGCGCGGGCGTTGTTCAGGATGCTCATGCCCCGGGTGCGGAAGACCCGCTCGATCGCCTGCGCGGCGTCGGCGTCCTCGTGTGGCATCACCCGGTCCCGGCTGGAGACCAGGGTCACCTCGACCCCCATCGCCAGGTACGCGCTGGCGAACTCGGCGCCGGTCACGCCGGAGCCGACCACGATCAGGTGTGGCGGCAGCTCGGGCAGGTCGTACACCTGCCGCCAGGTCAGGATGCGCTCGCCGTCGGGCAGGGCGGTGGGCAGTTGGCGGGGCGTGGCACCGGTGGCGATCAGGACCGTCGCCGCGTCGATCGCGTAGGCGGCCTCCTCGCCGTCCGGCGAGACGATCACGCGGTGGGTGTGACCGAGCGTGTCCTCGCCGAGCCGGGCCCGCCCGGAGACGAAGGTGACCCCGGCCTTGAGCAGCTTGGTGTGGATGTCGGCGGACTGCGCCAGGGCGAGCCGTTTGACCCGCTCGTTGACCGTCCCGGCGTCGACGGTGACCGCCTCCAGCCCGTCGGAGTGGACCCCGAACACCTCGGTGTCGCGGTACCCGGTCACCACCTCGGAGCTGGCGATGAAGGTCTTCGACGGCACGCAGTCGGACAGTACGCAGGCGCCGCCGGCACCGTCGGCCTCCACCACGGTGACGTCGGCGTCCAGCTGGGCGGCCACCAGTGCGGCCTCGTAGCCGGCCGGCCCCCCGCCGATGATCACGATCCGGCTCACCACGACCGCCCTTCGTCGATGCTCACAGTGACTTTCTTCCCCCCGGCGCGTCCGACACGCACCGTCGTATTCTCTCCCACGCACCGGTGGGGCTATCGTCATCGCCGTGCGTCACTACGCCGCCTACGGCTCGAACCTGGACCCCGCCCGAATGCGCGCCTACTGCCCGCACTCTCCGATGGTGGGCATCGGCTGGCTGGAGGGCTGGCGGCTCACCTTCGCCGGTGAGGACGTCATCGGCTGGGAGGGCGCGGTCAGCACGGTGGTCGAGTCGCCGGGCGACCGGGTCTTCGTCGCGCTCTACGACATCCACCAGTACGACGCGGCGCAGCTGGACGAGATCGAGGGCGTCACCTCCGGCACGTACCGGAAGCTGACCGTCCGCGTCTCGACGCTGGACGGCGACGTCACCGCCTGGGTCTACGTCTTCGACGGCTACGAGGGCGGCCTGCCCACCTCGTGGTACGTGTCGGAGATCGCGAACGCCGCCGAGAAGGCGGGTGCGCCCGACGACTACGTCACCGAGCTGCGGTCCCGGCCCACCGGCACCGCGTCGGCGTAGCGCGTCTCCCACGCCACCAGTCTGCTACCGGCCGCCTTCGCACCGGTCGCCGCCCCCTGTGGGCCCGGGATCCGGCCACCGCCGGGGCCGGTGCTCAGTCCTGCCGGTGTTCCCGCGCGGCGGCCAGCAGCTCGACCAGTTCGGCACCGTCGGCCGGGCCGAGCGCCGCGAACGCGGGCGCGACGAGCCGGTCGGTCATCGCCTCGGCCCACAGCCGCCGCCGCACGAGCGGCCCGACCGGCGGGTACGGCGGCGGCCAGCCGCAGGCCATCGCGCCGCTCTCCCCCTCCGGGCCGGCCAGCACCGCCTCCAGCGGCGTCATCCCACCGGCGCGTACGGCGACCAGGTGGGCGCCGGTGAAGTGTTCCCGCAGCAGGCGCAGCCCGGCGGCGACCCGGGCACCCGGGTGCCGGCGAGCGACGGCATCGCCCGCCACGCCGCGAAGAGCGGCATCCCGCTGGCGTCGGCCGCCGTGACGGTCCGGTCCACCAGCACCGCGAGCCGGTCGACGCGGGGCAGGTCGCCCAGGTGCTCCTCGCCCCACCGGCAGCACTCGGCCAGGCTGGCCGCGGCCACCTCGGAGGGCCGGACGGTGCGGGCGGCGGCGTCCCATCCGTCGGCCACGGCCTCGGGCGCGACGAAACCCAGCGCGGCCGCGACCGTCTCGGCCCGCACGTCACCCAGCGCGCCGGCCCGCCCCGTGATGTAGAAGGCCCAGCCGGAGATGCCGAGCAGCCGCGCTCGGCGCAGCGTGGTGGGGCACCGGTTGTACGCCTCCCCGAGCGCCAGCACCGCCGGCTTGCTGGCCGCGGCGACCTGTTCCGGGGTCATGGAGGATCAGTCTGCCGGTCCACCGCCCGGATCGGCATCCCCCTCCTCGGCGGCCAACGCCTCCACCGCGGCCTCGACCTCGCCGGCCCGGCGGCGCGCGGTGCTGGCGGCCCGCTCGGCGGCC is a genomic window of Micromonospora tarapacensis containing:
- a CDS encoding gamma-glutamylcyclotransferase, producing the protein MRHYAAYGSNLDPARMRAYCPHSPMVGIGWLEGWRLTFAGEDVIGWEGAVSTVVESPGDRVFVALYDIHQYDAAQLDEIEGVTSGTYRKLTVRVSTLDGDVTAWVYVFDGYEGGLPTSWYVSEIANAAEKAGAPDDYVTELRSRPTGTASA
- a CDS encoding NAD(P)H-quinone dehydrogenase, which produces MSRIVIIGGGPAGYEAALVAAQLDADVTVVEADGAGGACVLSDCVPSKTFIASSEVVTGYRDTEVFGVHSDGLEAVTVDAGTVNERVKRLALAQSADIHTKLLKAGVTFVSGRARLGEDTLGHTHRVIVSPDGEEAAYAIDAATVLIATGATPRQLPTALPDGERILTWRQVYDLPELPPHLIVVGSGVTGAEFASAYLAMGVEVTLVSSRDRVMPHEDADAAQAIERVFRTRGMSILNNARAEGVRRTDSGVEVELSDGRKVYGSHALIAVGSIPNTAELGLAEYGVELARGGYVTVDRVSRTNVPGIYAAGDCTGVLPLASVAAMQGRIAMWHALGEAVRPLRLRTVSANVFTDPELATVGVSQDEVDAGRVPARQVMLPLGGNARAKMDEIADGFVKLFCRPASGQVIGGVVVAPKASELILPITMAVENNLTVNELAQTITIYPSLSGSISEAARQLMLHELE